The DNA sequence atatGACATGTATTGCGTCATTTGTCTACTTTTTATCAGATATTTCCGCCCATAAGtcatatttgtctgttttatatgattgataatgacaaaataatccCTCTCTTGCCTTTGACGTGGTAGCAGCTCGCGTAAGtacacatttagattttttttttctcacccctCCCAGTAAAAAAGTGCCACATGACCTGTCAAGTAGGAAGTagcgagcagcagcagcagcagcagcagcgagcaGCAGCAACGCAAGACGGGGAAGGAAGCTGTGAAATCTCCCAAGTCTCATTCTCGACGTTTCTCAGCAGATACGTCTCCAAGTCgagcacacagagcagcaatAAGTTGTGCCGCAGTCATGTACCTGAAGGTGTTTTTCGTCGCTGTAGCTTTGGCTTTGATTGGCGCTTCAGCCGCGACAGAGTCAGGTAAGTTTGTCTCATTGCTGCGCTAACGGCTAGCTACAACCAGCCTCGACAAGACACCCCCAGTAGCCTTTAAACTGgtttttatctgtctctctgcctccatATTCGATCACAGCAGGGCCCATTAGATGTGTGGCTCGTTCATTTGACAGTTGTCACTCATTATATTCCTGGTTtacatgaaatactgtatatatttatatatatatttatatatgccCCCCTCCCCCTCAGGGGCGGATGTAGTGATTTGGGGGCCCCAGGCAAACTCTGccttgctttattttcaccctttctccTACTAAATGTTGGTATTGGCAGTCgtagaagaagtactcaaaacTTTTATCTTtagtaaaactattaatactgcacagtaaaaatactgcaaaGGTAAAAACCTCCGTTTTTTTTAGAGGTACGATCAGCACAATGTACTTAAATTTACTTAACTTGTGTTCAAGCTAGAGCTTTTAATGCTTATAtaatgctggatagtttaatcaatagtaatgcatcatattttatttgttatattttgtgagtaaaatctgaCTCTTCAACctgtaacatttatctgtcaggtaaatgtagtgACACAATGTTTTCCCATGTAGAAATATATAGTTGTATTTTTTAAGTGCTTTGGGCGGGCCTTTGTAAGTTATTTCAGGTTAAAATAAGttagaatagtaacataattcaatattgttcacatttaaatatcataataaatctaAAGCTGTTCGGGCCCTTTCTAGTTGGAGGCCCCAGGCAGTTGGCTACCTTGTGCTTTAGCCTACTAGTAGCACGCTAAGTGACCTGATATTAAGTTTTAAATGGTGtaacattttctgtcattgtatgagttataggaaaaaaaaacagagctgaatTGTGCAAGCAGGAAACAAACTGATGAACCAGTTAGATGTCAGATCCAGTTGATCAGCTTGTTACGTAAAAGCCTCTCTTGTTGTGACACATGTTAAAATTAATTATACCGTAATGCTGCTTGAGTTTACATAGTGCtacaacatttgtttttgtaaagttggctcctatttttaaaaattctttttATCAGTAACATTTAATCGCAACCTGGTTAGagcagattcattttctatcACATCTACAAAGATTCCTTCATTTATAAACTGCCATAACTAAATCTGATTTATGACTTCTTTGCAGATGGATGTTCTGGCCTCTTATGTGATGCATGTGGCACCACCAGTGACTGCCAGTGGGTTAATTGCTCAACATGTGAGTAACTGTCCTAAATGTGTGGCAGGTTTGTGGAGGGAGAGGCACAGGTTGGTCTTTGTGTGTACTAAATTGTCTAAACTGATAAGACACATGATTCATGGCAATGGAGGGAATGTATGCCTCTGGATGCTGACTTAAGATGATGTCATCCCAATTTCACCCAAAGCCCAAGCTGCATCGTAACCGTCTGGCAACACCAACCAGAGATGTGCATCTGGACAGCCTGGTTTGGCATTAAATTACAGCCAGACATCTCCTTAAGGGGACAGGCCTTCATGGGACTGATGCCAAAGTGTGAGGTTGCATAGACAGTTTCTTACCACAGTACAGTCATTGCAGAGGATTAAAAGGTCCAAGGAGGCAAAGTTAGTTGTTTTTCCTCTTAGATAATTTCACATCTATTGGACTTTTATGTCTCATTTTAGCTCTGATTGTGCTTTTCCCACCCTTCGCCTACTGTACATCTCTTTATCGCTGCTCTGTAATTTCATTACCTTAATGGAAATATCTGTCTAAACATGAGTGCTCCGAATATGAGAAATTTCTCTTGACTTATGCACTATGGAGggtttatggagaaatatgctgcagtgatatttttttttccaacctaATTTGGAAGTCAGTGGGCTGTGATTAGACATATACATCAAACAACTAAAAGGAGAATGACATGACAGATTGTTtccttattattttcttttcttttttttattttttagttggTCAGGAGAGGAGCTggttgttttcatgttgttatCAGTGTCAGTAAATGAGGTTAAAGGCTTCACGGATGAAGCAGAAACCAGTCGACATATCTTTTAAAATCTAAGGTTCATCGCACAGTTTCGCTCAGCAGATGAATAAAAGTGAGTGATAAAGCTGTTCGATTGTTGGCTTCACATGTGTAGGGACAAGACTAAAACCTGAAACTTGCAGGTATAAAACCATTGAGTGAGTATTGTGAAATCGACCTTGTTGCCATGGAAGGCCTTACTCTAATGTTTGCCTGACTTGAAGTAAGtgtattcagacacacacaggtctCTTGTGGATGAGAAGAAGATGAACAGGAGAGGAAGTGAAGGGATGTGTGGCAGGAAGCCTGCAATATCCTCACACTGGGGAACAGAAGGAAGGAGAGCATAAGGGCATGAGTGAGAGGAAAGAGTGTGCAGATAGGATAAAGAAAATTAGTTTCATGTGCCTTGTTTTGCCTCATAATTTATTCCTCGGGTGCAGCTCAAGATGAGAGCTTACTGTGATCCGTTCTTCTATTTTAGTAGCTATTAGACTGAAAGACATGCACTGTAACTTGAATAACTTCCTAGTCAGTTCATCAAATCCAAAAATCAGTAAACCAAGCCTTCTATGTAAGTTGACCTTAGGACAATACAGGTGGTTTTCCTCTCATGGGAGTTGACCTGTTTGATAACATCTCCGATGGGACTCTTTGATTCTCAAACAGGACGGGGTACTTTGAGATTTTTACGATCCCACACCCtccttcttctttgtctcttaGTGTGAAGAAGTGCCATAATGATGACATTACTTCTATTTAGATTTATTAAGTGGTTGAACAGGACATGCAAGATGACAGTTATGTAGATCATCTCAGAGCCAAGGGAGTCGGCGTAATTAAGCTCATTGTGTTTCccaaggggggaaaaaatctgtCCGGGTTTACAGTTACACTGTACTGTTTGCTCTAGAGGGAGTAACAACCCCACACCCACAGAAAacttacaattaaaaacatgtaaacaagtATCTGTTCTCTTACttagattttaatttttaaacgTTTGAGTAGCAGTTATCTTTTCCCTCGTTCATCTGATGTTGGTGTAATAAAGATAAGGACTCACAGGCAAAAGCTTCTGTGAGGTTTGACCGTTTTTTATCTTGTCcttgtttaaaaatgacttccCGAAGACAATCAGTGCTGTTACACATCAGAACAACTGACTCACACTGACCTGCGCTACTACACAGGATATAGGCTGGAGCAACAATGCTGACTACtcaccacacacagacacacacatacacgacAAGCAAGCCTAGAGCTAAAGCCTTTCACCAGCTCAAGAATGGATCACTTATTTGATATGAACTCAGCAAAAAACCGGAAAGGTCAGCTCCGGCCAGTTTAGATACAGCATAACCTCAGTGCTGCAGCAAGCTAATGCCTGCCACATTGTCATTACTAGATTTATCTTTGGTTTAGGGATATTATGTAAACAAGACTTTGGCGTCCGAAGTGCATTTCACTGCAGCCCAGTGTTTAAACGCTCAAAAGCtttacacatgtacacacaagcTCTGTCGCACCTATAAGTACAGGCTGTAGTCAGTGACAAAGCTTGTAGAGGCTGTCGTCCATGGTAAACTTTAGGGCTCCGAGGTTTTCGCTGACACTTCCAGCTTGAGCAAGCTGTGGATGTACCTCGtggtgatgatgtcaccatTTTGGAAAAGAGTGAGAAACAGTCGTACTTTTCACAGCCGCCTGCAAGATAACAGCTCTGTGACCTACTGGCAAGTGACAAAACCCCCCTCATCTGTGGTTTGACATACAGAGACAACAGTGTCAGATCACACAAagtgtgaaaaacacactttcaaaaTGACATGATTAGCAAGTCATTAAGATTAACATTTAAGctttaaatgtttcacattatGTTTAAAAGATATGGATGCGACTTATGTTTTGTGCTTAGTTTCCTTGCTTTAAATGCCTGGTCACAACAGAACTGCTAAATCATATAATGTAGCAGGATGAACAGCttggaaaataattaaataacataaaaaacgCTGGAGAAGCTGCACTGGCAAAGAGAAACAAGCGATGTTTAATGACAGCGACAGCCACCTGACAGAATAGTTTCAAAATACCACAAAACTCTGGCCTCAGTAACCATATAATTCAACTAACTGCCAAGTGAAACAGTCTTACCAGAAACTTTGCATCATGAGCTCCCCAAACTAATAATTAGGACATAAGAGCCGTTTGGTAGTTGGTTTCATCCGCAGCCAGGACACAAAGATACATAACCTGATACAAGGACCACAAAATACAGCTCTGTGAGCAGTGGAAAATGTTAATGCTGGCTGCTGAGTCATTTTTGACCCTATTTGGAGACAGTCAAAAGATGCTCACAACAATGGCTGCGGCCTTGCTGTTAAATTTGGTGTATCTAATTTATGGGAGGCCATCTGGTGGGAGTCATTAGGTTTGGTTGCCCTGGATTAGAGTATAACAAGTGAGGAAGCTGCGTTTTACAGCACCAGGTGCAccacataaaataaacagtttccTTTATGATGTTCCCATCTACTAGGAAGATAACACTCTCTATATGCTTGCGTAAACAAATTCAGGAGCGGTTTCAACAATGCAAAGATGAGGTCAAAGGTCTTTTAATGGTCTTCGTTGTGGCCTGTTTGAACTGTTATTGAAACTTTATGGGAAATATCTTTCCGCTTTCGTATTACTTGAGAGGTTTAGCTCCCATAAAACAGCGTTCCAGATAGGACTCAGGCAAGTGAAGGCAAAGCTTGTGTGCTGTTACTGTCTCTTTATTGCACTGTCAGTGTCCAGTTTGGATCCTGATCAATCATAGTGTTGTTCAGCTGTGAATATGTTATTGAATAAAAATGGTTTTATAACACTATGGTTATATAAAGTGCAtaacagggctgcaactaatgattgttttcattattaaacaaTCTGAAGATTATTCTCTTTTTATCTATAACTGGTCTGAAAATAGTGAAGATGCTGACGATGactcagattgcttgtttttatCTGACGAACAGTCTAAAGATATTCACTTAATATCAAATATGActaagaaaaacagtaaatcctCATTTTTTAGAAGCAGCAGCTTTAAAAGTGTGGTGATCTGTTTTCTGACAATATATTAAGAGTTTCAGCTCTAATACATAACAAAATCCTGCCTGTCCAAATCACCAAAACCAGTATGGGTTTGGGAATATATTTACTGATACCAAATGTGCTGTTACAGTCTGAAAAACTCTTTTTACATAAAGGAAGTTTGAAACAAATGTACACAATTCATCAATCAATTGAATCTGAGTCGTAATAAAATCTGGTCACAGTTTAGTTTGAACGGCAGCAGTTAAATGAAGATAACTGGGTGTGAAAATAGTCACAAGGTGCTGTCAGTCATGCCTCATGGCTTTGTCACTGTGACAAAGGCCGATTTGTACCGTTGGGAAAACAAACACCAATTGTGTTTGGAATTTCATCTTGCAATATAGTTAACCATGtctaaaaattaataaaattgtgTTTCTTAGTTAAATTAAAATCTGAGAGGTCTGTATGTTGACTTCCTGTTATTTGGGACTGACAGGACTTCACAACAGGGCAAAGTCCCTTTCTGTCATGGTTAATTAGTAATCAGGTTATATAATAAAAGCGAATACACCTAGATGATCAAACTCagcatgaacaaacaaaaatgtcttcagtccTTTCTTATGTATTTTCTATTGTCACTGACTGTTAGAGCtaaaaaataaaggttatatTGAGCCATGTTACCTAATAAAATGCTGATGtggtaaaaatacaaaacaaatacatacaaaaacaggTTTCAGACCATCCTAACTTCAGATAATCAAGTGTCGTGATGGTAGGGATGCCATCCTCCCAATGTGGGCCTGTGTGAGCAAGCCAACTGCTCTGACCTTCCTGCGTGGGAgataagaaaagagaaatacCCCACTGGATATCATGTTACTTAACCATTTGTATGCACACAGTAGGTGAGAAGCAGATCATTAGATGCAGCTGTGTGAGCTCTACGtgaacataattttaaaaaccTTGAGTTTGACACTGTAGGCCAAAATGATTAGTTGGCTGCTTCTTTGTGTGCTGTATAATGAGGGTTTCATGAGACTTCAGTAAGAACTGTTGCCCAGTTTTCAGCTCAAATTAACAGGCTCAGGATTGAACTCAAAACATAAGACGAGCTACTTTTTTCTCACTAACATAAGAGCATGAAATCTGCCTTGTCTGCTTGGGTAAACTGAAGTCATGTAGAGCATGAATCTGACATTTAATCCATTATATTTTTGTGCCTTTCAGCATTTATTGGCTGTCGCAACATGACTCTTAATGCGGAAAATGTGACCTGCAGCAACGCCAGCTGCTCAGGTAAGTCAAACAGCAGTTTTTTCTAAAAATCAGAGgagaaaattaacattttacatgaaCTTTTACATGTTCTTTTAGGCCCTAACAGAATCAGcagactcaaacacacatacaaacatttctCCACTATAAGGAGATGCAGATTCTGTTGGGGTCTAGCTATGCTTTAAGATGTCAGTTGATTGTCAGTCTCAGCACTTTGGGTGTTTGTCTCATCTGTTGTCTCTAACCATCTGTGTTCAAAAGACCTGAGCAGGCgtaaaacaatgttttcacCTGCCTAAATGAAATGATGAGGGAGCATTGTGTAATTTATGGGCATAACCTTGTTGTTTGGGTGGTCTTTCTTGCTTTTCCCCCTTACACCCTGTCTTGGTGTTGGTTCCCTGTCCAGCTGCGGTCACAACCGCCTCAACTCCAACTTCTTCTGCTTCTACGACTGTTACCCCTCACTCTACAGCCTCCCCTTCCCCTGTTGCCACCACCACCTCTAAAAGCAGCACCCCTCAGCCCACCACAGGTAACCAGTCCCTAAAAACCTCTGCTACTCCctgctgtagtttgtgttgtcCAGTCTATGACGCTTGAAGAAATAAGAGAGTTTAATTGAGATCTCTTAAAAGAAGAGTTCTGGCTCCGTCAGAGGGTAACAAACACGcctatcagcacctctaaaattcactaattaacatgttatatctggTTTGTTTAATCTACACAAAAACTGTAGTGTAAAGACgataatttgctttttttacaGGGGGTtatgtgcaaacaaacaaaacagtaacaaacagttaaacaaacaagatataacgtgttaattagtgagctttagaggtgctggtaggtggattttgttaacttcagacagagccagactagctttACCTCCATTTTTGTCTTGTTGCTAAACTAAGCTGATTTAAGCCTTATATTTAGCAGACAAATATGACATGCACTCTGCCAGAAAAccaataagcatatttcccaaaatgtctgaAACTGGTAATAAAGCTGATATATTCCTATATTCTTActacagaaaatacaaacacttCCACAATTGCCCCGACTCACAGCGGTAACACCTCCAGCTCTACGACTGTACCCTCTACTTCAAGTAAGTGGCAGAGGCTGACGTTGTGATGTGTGAGCAAGatagttgtctttttttttttttctgtcctgtaATGTACAGAGAATAATTTATCTGTATTCTCCTTTGCTCTGTCTTTACATCACAGCTGGAACCAGTACAACTACCACACCGATTGCCCCTTCTCCTGCCCCTCACAAGAACTCAACCTTCGACGCTGCGAGCTTCATTGGTGGAATAGTGCTGGTCCTGGGCCTGCAGGCAGTCATCTTCTTTTTGTACAAATTCTGCAAGTCCAAGGACCGCAACTATCACACCCTTTGAAGCAGCTGCGCTTTCGGATACCACATTACCCCCAACCGACCACCAAGAACCTTCCGAGAAGACTCTCCACTCAGCACACACTCATCATGACGGACTCAAACAGTGTTTTCAAGCAGGTTTTCTAGCTCTTTGATGTTTGTGCCACTTGTGGTTTTCAGCCTGCATTAACGCTGCCATCACGGTCTGTATCCAGCCACCCACGCATGCCTGTACGTATGATATTGCACCAACTAGTATAACTGAACAGATCCCCAGTGATATGGCAGTTAAGCCTCGAGCATATGGATCACATCATCTGGTAGCTACTCCCACTTCGGTCACACCATGAGTCATTCAACGAAGACCATTTTCAAGCGAATTGAAGGGGTTCTTGTTATTTCCAGCACCTCTCCTCATGGCTTTTGTAATGAAATACATCACAAAAAAACGAGTTAGTCACATAAACCAAGTAGCTTTCCTGTTGATGCTTGGGAGTAGTGCAGCTACAGAGTGGTAGAAGTTagagcattttttttgtcttgatttGGAAACACTGTTTGAGTTCACAGCTATTCTTAAATGTGACGACTGCGATGATTCAGTATTGCTTTTAGCCTGTTGAATCGTGGGCAGGTTCCCTCTTCCCCCATGCAGCTGTATCATGTATATGTGTTCATAGATGATGTAAAAGAGGTGGCGTTATTTACGAGGGAATAAAAGCAACACCCAATCATCTGAtgtcagactgaaaaaaaacagcaattctttttttttttttttcgatgGGTGACTCCCTTGGCATTTAGGAGTGTTGTGCATTTTCTGCCATTGACTTCCTGGAGGGGAAGTCTTTCACCCAATACCAGttgttaaaaaatgtcaaacaccaACTGCCAATAGAGCAGCTCAATGCAATAATTCATGTATCAAGTTCATTTCCCATCCTTTTAATGTCCCAACTGTTATTTCTGATCTCTGCAGACATCAAATATTTCCCAGTCGTGTCGCTAACGTTCAGCTGGCACTTTGGTCCCATTTCAGTGGAGTAGTCAAACAGGGCCTGTGGGTCACAATGAAAGATTGTAGAATATTTTAGGAAGatgaataattaatttgtttaaataatgtataaaatagAGAATGGGGAGATAAAGAAAAATGGTATGCACCTTTCTTGATGTGGACAGTGATAGCAGTAAAGTGCCTTTAATGTCCAGTATGACTTAAAGAGAGATGTGGAAGAGTTTGTTTCTTCCTGGTTGAGGCTCGAGTGTTGTGATTAGTTTTATGTTCGTTGAAAGAAATGGTATCGCGGTGCTGATATTGGTCAGGACCGTAGTCTCCCAGCTGGACTGAAGAGCCTTTGTTGAAGAATACAGTAGATAGTTGTAACTCGTTGGCCTTGATCAATGGAGACTTGTTATTGATATTCAACATCTAATTGAAGTTTTTTCCCTAAAAGTAGAGGACTATATTCGGTGCATGAAACCAACGGTCTTCTCACTGGTGACCCtatataaatgaataacttAAAGGTA is a window from the Thunnus thynnus chromosome 18, fThuThy2.1, whole genome shotgun sequence genome containing:
- the cd164 gene encoding sialomucin core protein 24, whose translation is MYLKVFFVAVALALIGASAATESDGCSGLLCDACGTTSDCQWVNCSTSFIGCRNMTLNAENVTCSNASCSAAVTTASTPTSSASTTVTPHSTASPSPVATTTSKSSTPQPTTENTNTSTIAPTHSGNTSSSTTVPSTSTGTSTTTTPIAPSPAPHKNSTFDAASFIGGIVLVLGLQAVIFFLYKFCKSKDRNYHTL